CCCAAGCATCAAAGAAGCCGCGATACGCGCCAGGCACGCCGAACAAGTTCTCATTGTCATAGCGATAGTTCGTCCCCAGCGCGAACCCGCGCTGGCTGAGGTAGTCGGTCGAAAGGGACCACTTCGAGTTTTCGGGCGCGTTTTGAATGCCCAGCAGTTGATACAGATCCCAATCGATCAGCAGTTGCTGGCCGAAGACCTGGTCGCTCTTCACGCGAATGTTTTCGAAGTAATACGTGGGACTGGTCAGATCGGTCGAGATGGTGGGCCAATAGAAAACCGGGGTCTCGAACAGGTAGATGTAGTTATCGCGCGCCGTCGCCAGCATGCGATGCTCGACCGCGGGCTGTCCGTTGGCCGGATTCACGGCGGGCAGGCCAGTCACCGGATCGATGGCCTGGCTCTGCATATCGATGACGTTGACGTTTTGCGATTGGAGCCAGTACCGCGGCACACCGAGGCGACTGCTGGTGAGGGCTGCGTTATAGGCCTGGAACTGCTGGCGATTCACTTGCTGCAATACGTCGGCCTTGATTCGCAGCAGTCCTTGAAACTGCGGCACCGGTGTGAGCATTTCGGCTTCGAGCACGATGCCCGACTCTTGCCGCACGTTGTAGAAGAGGCGATCGGCATAGATCACCCGGTCTCCTTGGCGGAAGACAATGTTCCCTTCCAGATACAACTCGAGCGGGCCGTCGTTCAAGTCCATCTGTTGCCCGGCGGGATTGGTCAGCCCCGTGTTGGCACTCCAGACGACGAAGCGATCGGTTTCAATCGAGACCGAACCGAGTTGATCGAGACCATCAATCAGAATCTGCACGCCGGAGGTGCCGGTGGTGATCCGTTCGTTCGTGTTCGGATCGGCAGCCGAGTTCAAATTCCAACGGCCACCGCTGCGGGGCACAAACCGCACGCGTCGACCTTGGGGTGCCACAGCTTGACCGACGGGCGCAGCCAATTCTTCCTGGCGGATCAACTGCGCGGGCTGCACGCCAAAGCGAGCCGGGTCGCGCGCTTCGAGACCGCGCTCAAAGATCGCCGGTTTGACGTTCGGGTCTTCGGCCGGCACGGGCACACTCAGTTCGATGCCCGACTGCGTGTAGAACCAGCCGAGCCAGGTGCGATCGACGAGTGTTTGCGATTTGCTGCCGGTGAGTGCATGAGGATCGCCACCGCGACCGAAGTCGACACGCACGCTATTGCGCGGACCTTCGAGGTAGGCAATGACTTTGCTCGAGCGGCCCGTGTAAGGCTCCGCGCGATCGAGCCAGAGAACACCTTCGGGCGCGCGAGCGACGGTTTCGCCTTGGCGAATCTCGACATCACCGCGCAGCACGTACACATCGTAGGAGCCTTGCTTCCAGTGTGCAGCTTCACCCGCGCGAATGCTCACGGGATGATTCACGTCCTCCTGCGGCAGTTCAATTCCCGCACCCCAAGCTTGAACGGCGAGCGCGATCAAGACGAGCGGCGCAAGGAGCGCTGGAATAGCGCGGCGCAGAAGTGCGCAACTTTGACTCAAGAACCGGTTCGCGTTCTGCCGAAATCCGAGCGCAGCGTGTGCGCTGCCACGCGCGATCGAGAGCGCGTTGCCTAACGGACAACGTCGTGGGGCATGAACGGTTTTCAGCGCTCGGCTTCCTTGCCAGGCACAAAGGACACCCCGCGAAGCGAAAACTTCGCGGTCAATTCGGAATAAGCTCCGCTTTCAAAAGACCTTACGACAAGCGGGCGGGATTCTAGTAAGCCTTCGCAGAGAGGGCAAGGCATGTCTTCATGAAGGTCTAAATGACTGCTAGCTTGCAGTTCTTTGACCCAGCCAGACGGTTTTTGAGCCGGAAGCGTCAGCGCCCGGAGCGCATTTCGAGTTTTCTTCCGGCGTGTTCTCCGGGCGCTGACGCTTCCGGCTCCTCGGCAATTCAGGGCTCGATCTGCCAGCGAACCATCTGCCGGCTGGTTGCGTAGCGAAGCTACCAACACGAATTGGCAAGCTAGGCGAAGCGGGAGAGTTTATCCCTCTGTGCCGGTTGAGTGGCCACAGCAAGCCGTTATACTGTGGGGCTTTACCGCCAAGCGCAGGGACTGCGACAGGGCCGATTCTTCGGCCCGGATAGTTGCCTCGGCAGCTAGCCGCGTCGCTTCCTCCAGCCAGTGCTGGCTGCTTGCCAAGTTCGATTCTGAAATTTCCCTCCCAGGATTGCCAGGTAAAGGTCTATGACTGACCCCCAACCCAGAAGCGAAAAACCGAGTCGCACCTCCGAGCCTGCGATGATCGAGGCCATTGGACTGTGCAAGTTCTACGGCGCGTTCGCTGCGGTCAACGATGTTTCGTTCCGCGTGAACAAAGGTGAACTGGTCGCTTTTCTCGGGCCCAACGGCGCCGGCAAAAGCACGACCATGAAACTGCTGACCGGCTATCTTTCGCCCTCGGCAGGTGTCGCCCGCGTGGCCGGGCACGATATGGCCACCGACCGTCTGGCCGGCAGCGAGAAGCTTGGCTATTTGCCAGAAAACGGCCCGCTCTACCCGGACATGACGCCCCATTCGCTGCTCGAATTCTTTGCCGATGCCCGCGGGCTGACCGGCAGTAAGAAAAAAGAGCGTATCGAAACCGTCATCGACCTCTGCATTCTGTCGAGCGTGGTCTACAAGCCGATCAGCAAGTTGTCGAAGGGGTTTCGCCAGCGCGTGGGCATGGCCCAGGCCCTGCTGCACGAGCCCGATGTGCTGATTATGGACGAACCGACCGCCGGTCTCGATCCGAATCAAATTGCCGAGGTTCGGCGGACCCTGCGGCGCATCAGCGAAGAGAAGACGATTCTCCTCT
Above is a window of Anatilimnocola aggregata DNA encoding:
- a CDS encoding ABC transporter ATP-binding protein translates to MIEAIGLCKFYGAFAAVNDVSFRVNKGELVAFLGPNGAGKSTTMKLLTGYLSPSAGVARVAGHDMATDRLAGSEKLGYLPENGPLYPDMTPHSLLEFFADARGLTGSKKKERIETVIDLCILSSVVYKPISKLSKGFRQRVGMAQALLHEPDVLIMDEPTAGLDPNQIAEVRRTLRRISEEKTILLSTHILQEVEAIASRVVMINEGRLVYDGSVKNLDADGQGLDAAFHRLTRASVAET